A window of Tursiops truncatus isolate mTurTru1 chromosome 8, mTurTru1.mat.Y, whole genome shotgun sequence contains these coding sequences:
- the CHORDC1 gene encoding cysteine and histidine-rich domain-containing protein 1 isoform X1, giving the protein MALLCYNRGCGQRFDPETNSDDACTYHPGVPVFHDALKGWSCCKRRTTDFSDFLSIAGCTKGRHNSEKPPEPVKPEVKTTEKKELSELKPKFQEHIIQAPKPIEAIKRPSPDEPMTNLELKISASLKQALDKLKLSSGNEENKKEEDSDEIKIGTSCKNGGCSKTYQGPQSLEEVCVYHSGVPIFHEGMKYWSCCRRKTSDFNTFLAQEGCTTGKHTWTKKDAGKKVVPCRHDWHQTGGEVTISVYAKNSLPELSQVVANSTLLNVHIVFEGEKEFHQNVKLWGVIDVKRSYVTMTATKIEITMRKAEPMQWASLELPAAKNQEKQKEDTTE; this is encoded by the exons ATGGCCCTGCTGTGCTACAACCGAGGCTGCGGCCAGCGCTTCGATCCCGAGACCAATTCCGATG ACGCTTGCACATACCACCCAGGCGTTCCAGTCTTTCATGATGCATTAAAG GGTTGGTCTTGCTGTAAGAGAAGAACAactgatttttctgattttttaagcaTTGCA GGCTGTACGAAAGGAAGGCATAATAGTGAGAAGCCACCCGAGCCAGTCAAACCTGAAGTCAAGACTACTGAGAAGAAAGAACTATCTGAATTGAAACCCAAATTTCAGGAGCATATCATTCAAGCCCCTAAACCAATAGAAGCAATAAAAAGGCCAAG CCCGGATGAACCAATGACaaatttggaattaaaaatatCTGCCTCCCTAAAACAAGCACTTGATAAACTTAAACTATCATCggggaatgaagaaaataagaaag aAGAAGACAGTGATGAAATTAAGATTGGAACCTCATGTAAAAATGGAGGGTGTTCAAAG acatACCAGGGTCCACAGAGTCTAGAAGAAGTCTGTGTATATCATTCTGGAGTACCTATTTTCCATGAAGG GATGAAATATTGGAGCTGTTGTAGAAGAAAAACTTCTGATTTTAATACATTCTTAGCCCAAGAGGGCTGTACAACAGGGAAACACACGTGGACTAAAAAGGATGCT GGGAAAAAGGTTGTTCCATGTAGACATGACTGGCATCAGACTGGGGGTGAAGTCACCATTTCAGTATATGCTAAAAATTCACTTCCGGAACTTAGTCAAGTAGTAGCAAATAGTACATTG ttaaatGTGCACATTGTAtttgaaggagagaaggaatttCATCAAAATGTGAAATTATGGGGT GTGATTGATGTAAAGCGAAGTTATGTAACTATGACTGCAACGAAGATTGAAATTACCATGAGAAAAGCTGAACCTATGCAATGGGCAAGCCTTGAACTGCCTGCAGCCAAaaaccaggaaaaacaaaaagaagatacAACAGAATGa
- the CHORDC1 gene encoding cysteine and histidine-rich domain-containing protein 1 isoform X2, with translation MGWSCCKRRTTDFSDFLSIAGCTKGRHNSEKPPEPVKPEVKTTEKKELSELKPKFQEHIIQAPKPIEAIKRPSPDEPMTNLELKISASLKQALDKLKLSSGNEENKKEEDSDEIKIGTSCKNGGCSKTYQGPQSLEEVCVYHSGVPIFHEGMKYWSCCRRKTSDFNTFLAQEGCTTGKHTWTKKDAGKKVVPCRHDWHQTGGEVTISVYAKNSLPELSQVVANSTLLNVHIVFEGEKEFHQNVKLWGVIDVKRSYVTMTATKIEITMRKAEPMQWASLELPAAKNQEKQKEDTTE, from the exons ATG GGTTGGTCTTGCTGTAAGAGAAGAACAactgatttttctgattttttaagcaTTGCA GGCTGTACGAAAGGAAGGCATAATAGTGAGAAGCCACCCGAGCCAGTCAAACCTGAAGTCAAGACTACTGAGAAGAAAGAACTATCTGAATTGAAACCCAAATTTCAGGAGCATATCATTCAAGCCCCTAAACCAATAGAAGCAATAAAAAGGCCAAG CCCGGATGAACCAATGACaaatttggaattaaaaatatCTGCCTCCCTAAAACAAGCACTTGATAAACTTAAACTATCATCggggaatgaagaaaataagaaag aAGAAGACAGTGATGAAATTAAGATTGGAACCTCATGTAAAAATGGAGGGTGTTCAAAG acatACCAGGGTCCACAGAGTCTAGAAGAAGTCTGTGTATATCATTCTGGAGTACCTATTTTCCATGAAGG GATGAAATATTGGAGCTGTTGTAGAAGAAAAACTTCTGATTTTAATACATTCTTAGCCCAAGAGGGCTGTACAACAGGGAAACACACGTGGACTAAAAAGGATGCT GGGAAAAAGGTTGTTCCATGTAGACATGACTGGCATCAGACTGGGGGTGAAGTCACCATTTCAGTATATGCTAAAAATTCACTTCCGGAACTTAGTCAAGTAGTAGCAAATAGTACATTG ttaaatGTGCACATTGTAtttgaaggagagaaggaatttCATCAAAATGTGAAATTATGGGGT GTGATTGATGTAAAGCGAAGTTATGTAACTATGACTGCAACGAAGATTGAAATTACCATGAGAAAAGCTGAACCTATGCAATGGGCAAGCCTTGAACTGCCTGCAGCCAAaaaccaggaaaaacaaaaagaagatacAACAGAATGa